The following are from one region of the Rosistilla carotiformis genome:
- a CDS encoding 3-keto-disaccharide hydrolase translates to MTSRIDVLGMIPWMLAALLVSLAFESELGAEPPAAEASTEVSQWVDLFNGRDLSGWANVNTEPDTWSVKDGLLVCSGKPIGVMRSEKQYENFILHIEWRHMKAGGNSGVFAWSEGFVPEGSRLPKGMEVQMLELDWVNQHPLKNGEPNHIGYISGELFGAGGLTATPDNPRGRRSMSVELRCKGVGQWNVYDVVCVDGTVKLAINGKFVNSIRDSSVRKGYLCLESEGSEIHFRNIRILELPPGITTPEQTAKVIEE, encoded by the coding sequence ATGACTTCACGAATTGACGTTTTGGGAATGATCCCTTGGATGCTTGCGGCGCTGTTGGTGTCGCTGGCCTTCGAGTCCGAATTGGGGGCCGAGCCGCCCGCTGCGGAAGCGTCTACCGAAGTCTCACAGTGGGTCGATCTGTTTAACGGCCGCGATTTGTCGGGATGGGCGAACGTCAACACAGAACCAGATACCTGGTCGGTCAAGGACGGGCTGCTGGTATGCAGCGGTAAGCCTATCGGTGTGATGCGATCGGAGAAGCAATACGAGAACTTCATCCTGCATATCGAGTGGCGGCACATGAAGGCCGGGGGCAATTCCGGCGTGTTTGCGTGGAGTGAGGGATTCGTCCCTGAGGGGAGCCGACTTCCCAAGGGAATGGAAGTCCAGATGCTCGAATTGGACTGGGTCAATCAGCATCCCTTAAAGAATGGTGAGCCGAACCATATCGGGTACATCTCGGGCGAATTGTTTGGTGCCGGCGGGCTCACCGCCACGCCCGACAACCCGCGCGGCAGACGCAGTATGTCGGTGGAACTGCGTTGCAAGGGTGTGGGGCAATGGAACGTCTACGATGTCGTTTGCGTCGACGGCACGGTCAAGCTGGCGATCAATGGCAAGTTCGTCAATTCCATTCGCGATTCGTCGGTCCGCAAAGGCTATCTCTGCCTGGAGTCCGAAGGCTCGGAAATTCACTTCCGCAATATCCGAATCCTCGAACTGCCCCCGGGCATCACCACGCCAGAACAGACGGCAAAAGTTATCGAGGAGTAG
- a CDS encoding Gfo/Idh/MocA family protein has product MTIRWGLVGVGDIANKRVAAAIQSDPNSELVAVCRRSEPQLDQFADQFGVPHRFTNADDLIASPNLDAVYIATPVDCHCPQTIAAARAGKHVLVEKPMALNPAECDQMISACDQAGVSLGVAYYRRFYPVVLRIQQLIEAKQLGRILSIGCVTGNPNRFPADDWRVIRTRGGGGPLMDIGSHRLDVFLQLLGDVATVKASVIDSPDYEAEQAATLLVQFNSGAHGILQCYFGTVETPDRLEIIGTEGRITVEDLNHGDLMLSTSEGQQLESHPPADNLHAPLISDFSAAVLEHRSPTISGPVGKRTNDLIRLAYEDAQ; this is encoded by the coding sequence TTGACGATTCGATGGGGACTGGTGGGTGTCGGTGACATTGCCAATAAACGTGTTGCCGCGGCGATTCAGAGCGATCCAAATTCGGAACTAGTCGCGGTTTGCCGTCGCAGTGAACCGCAATTAGATCAGTTTGCGGATCAATTTGGTGTGCCGCACCGATTTACCAATGCAGATGATTTGATCGCTTCACCCAATTTGGATGCCGTCTACATCGCAACTCCAGTCGACTGCCATTGCCCGCAAACGATCGCGGCTGCCCGAGCTGGCAAGCACGTTCTCGTCGAAAAGCCAATGGCTCTCAATCCCGCCGAGTGCGATCAGATGATCTCCGCGTGCGACCAGGCAGGCGTCTCTCTCGGTGTCGCTTATTACCGACGATTCTATCCCGTCGTGCTGCGAATCCAGCAACTGATCGAAGCGAAGCAATTGGGCCGAATCCTTTCCATCGGGTGTGTGACCGGGAATCCCAACCGATTCCCGGCGGATGATTGGCGAGTGATCCGGACGCGCGGAGGCGGAGGGCCGTTGATGGATATCGGAAGTCATCGATTGGATGTCTTCCTGCAACTGCTGGGAGATGTCGCGACAGTCAAAGCGAGCGTGATCGATTCACCCGACTACGAAGCTGAACAGGCGGCAACGCTGTTGGTGCAATTCAACTCGGGCGCCCATGGAATCCTGCAGTGCTACTTCGGCACCGTGGAGACGCCGGATCGATTGGAGATCATCGGAACCGAAGGACGGATCACCGTCGAAGACCTGAACCATGGCGACCTAATGCTCTCCACGTCCGAAGGGCAACAGTTGGAATCGCACCCACCGGCAGACAACCTGCACGCTCCGCTGATCTCAGATTTTTCCGCAGCGGTGCTGGAGCATCGCTCGCCCACAATCAGCGGCCCCGTCGGGAAACGAACCAACGATCTCATCCGTCTGGCATACGAGGACGCCCAGTAG
- a CDS encoding HugZ family pyridoxamine 5'-phosphate oxidase, with translation MAQPRKHAYTTAPEDPNPAAETTFAERARTMLSLSQVGVISTHSVHCKGFPFGSTMPYALDAIGRPLFLISAMAMHTKNLREDPRASLFVTDPTAAFDPLGAGRLTLVGSAEPVPDEDLDETRALYLSRHENASYYVDFADFSFWRLNPTELYFVGGFGVMGWIQTDDFQHAVADPLADAAAGILQHMNDDHAAAMLDIAYAEKEIVASEAKMTAVDRLGFHLRLKTPERVQSVRIGFPHEVRSSDECRQAIVAMVKQARSDKESRNDG, from the coding sequence ATGGCTCAACCGCGAAAACACGCCTACACAACGGCCCCCGAAGATCCAAATCCTGCGGCGGAGACGACGTTTGCCGAGCGAGCTCGAACGATGCTGTCGCTGAGTCAGGTGGGTGTCATCTCCACCCACTCGGTCCACTGCAAAGGGTTTCCGTTTGGGTCGACAATGCCGTACGCATTGGATGCAATCGGCCGACCGCTGTTTCTGATCAGCGCGATGGCGATGCACACCAAGAACCTGCGCGAGGATCCCCGTGCGTCGCTATTTGTCACCGATCCGACAGCGGCTTTCGATCCGCTGGGTGCAGGGCGTTTGACGCTGGTCGGCAGCGCCGAACCGGTGCCCGATGAAGACCTTGATGAAACCCGCGCTCTGTATCTCAGCCGCCATGAGAACGCGAGCTACTACGTCGACTTTGCCGATTTCTCGTTCTGGCGACTCAATCCTACGGAGCTCTATTTTGTTGGAGGATTTGGAGTGATGGGCTGGATTCAGACGGATGATTTCCAGCACGCGGTTGCGGATCCATTGGCTGACGCCGCGGCGGGTATCCTGCAACACATGAACGACGACCATGCCGCTGCGATGCTCGATATCGCTTACGCGGAAAAAGAGATCGTCGCCTCCGAAGCAAAGATGACCGCGGTCGACCGCCTCGGTTTTCATTTACGGCTCAAAACACCCGAGCGTGTCCAATCGGTTCGCATTGGATTCCCACACGAAGTCCGGAGTTCCGACGAATGCCGTCAAGCGATTGTTGCGATGGTGAAGCAGGCGCGCAGCGACAAGGAATCCAGAAACGACGGTTGA